The nucleotide window AGGTATGAGCAATGAATGAATGTGTACAATTGTATCATTTTGCTTTTGTCCCTCTCCGAATTTTATCAAAAACAGAACCTATTAATATATTGCAGATTAACAGTTTAAGCTTTTTAAAAGGGaccaccaacaaaaaaaaaggtaccAATAGATTGGTTCAAAAGTAGCCAGTTTGGAATAGGTTGCGTAACAATAATTTGATACAGCAGGAATGGGTCCTATCCTTAAGGAAGATCTTAGCCTTTCCTATATGTCATTAGCTGTCCAAAGAGAAACAAGAGGAGGTGATCTAACTCTACTATTATAAGGAATTTGTTATATGTCACTGGTGAGAAGCTTCAAAATGGAGTTGGATTCCTTTGAGACTATATATTGAGGTTGTCCGTGGCCTAGAATTTGAAGAGGAGGGCGACTAGTTGAGCCGATACGATAGGCGGGCGAAGTGAGCGAGACCAAGCCGAGCCAGACGTGGAGTGGCGAAGGGGGCCTACTATACGTATACGTGATTAGTAAGCGGTGAAAGACATCgaacgaaaaaaaaaagtgaactaTTGAACAGTGTGATTGATCAGACAAGTACCAAGGACTTTCGGTAGCCTTCTTTCATTTCCGAATTTGCTTGCGAAAAGTCCTTGCATTAGTATGAGTTCGTTGACCGCGTAAGGGCGATCCATCTTGATGACGAATTCCACGATAACGAGAAATAGAAATTAATCGTTCGATGTCTGCTCGTTCTCCCCTCTTCAATTCCCAATGAACAACATGATCTTGACCTATCATTTGTTCAATTTGGTCGATCTGATACTTAGTTAACTCATTCATCTTGATGTTCCCACTGATACCTAATCGATAACGAACCTGAATGGCTTTTTTAGGTCCAATTCCATCCATTTTTTTTGAGGCAATTCTGACTTGTTCATCGGGAACTGATCTAGCTCCTGAGATATATGACATTCTTTATCCTTCTCCTTTTCCTGGTCTTCTCGGCTGGAATCTACAATGGTTCTCTCCCTCTACTCCCGAACCAAAGACTATATCACTCGAGCGCCAGCAATTTCTCTTGACTATCAAGATCATAGATCACCCCTACCCTAACAAACTATATGCTTCCAGTACTCTAACATAGAAAGAAGGAGCTATTTCTTTGATTCTTCCGTGGATCTCCGAAAATATTGGAAAGTGTCCCTCCCAAGATTCCGTATAGGCGAGAAGGAGCCCGCCTTTATCCGACTTTCTTTATCTATGATAAGAGAATAGATAGATATTGTAAAAgatttttctcttgttttttagGCTTTGCCTTGTTAGATCTATTGTCATTGGCTTTCCcaaagagaaacaagaaagGTGATCTAACTCTACCATCGTTAAGGAATTTGAATATGTCACTGGTGAGGAGCTTAAAAATGGAGTTGGATTCCTTTGAGACTATGCCTGTGGTGGTCCGCGTCCTAGAATTTGAGAGGGCGTTGCTGGTCCTCCGAGTTTGAACTACCAACTTTGTTATGTTAACATTTATAGTCAACATCTGGACAACCAGAACATACAGGACATCTGAGCTATGGGTTCTAAAAGGAAAAATACAGTTTTCATTGTGATATATTTGTttgttctattgtatatagtttaTTTTTCGTTTTGTAATTCCTACATTGGCTTCCAATATTCTGATCCGAATCAGATCCTAACCCAAACTCCGATTCGGATtcgaattttttgggttgggatcGGATTATGCATAGACCCGACTCAACCCGAATGACCGTCTGTGTCAGAAATTTTAGCAATGATTTCGATCCGATCTGGTTTCTATTGAATTGAGTGTAGGTCTAATATtagaactcaaaaaaaaaaaaaatagattagaTTGGGATCATCCATGATCTGGCGACCTATTTGCATCCTAACCAGCAAGGACCCAGTATTTGTTTGTATCACCAGTTTAACACATGGAAGTGAATAACTTTTGCGCTGCCCGGACGGAGTGAACTGCTAAGACCAATCCGTGCTTTCGTCAGAACTGCAGCTCAGGAAGTAATGCCCTGGTGCCACGACATCTTGCAGTCCGGGcagatttctttaaaaaattccAAACCCAGGGTGCCGAGACGCACGTGCCGCTGCACCAGCCGAAATACGAACAGCGGAGGGGCGGAGTGCAAGATATTATCCGGTGGCGGGTCCACCCAACTCTCCAAATATcgcccctctcctcccccgcgGTCTTCTTCCACCTCTCCCCTCGTCGAGTAAAACTCTTCCACGTCATCCTGTAGCCTGATTGCCGTTTTGACTTGTTGCAGCTGGTCACCACCCTTCCCCTCCCTCCCCCAAATCCCTCGTGGCTCCCTCATGCGCGCCTCTCTGCCCTATGGGGAGGGAGAGAAGTCGGTGGCGTTGTTGATAAGTATTTGGACTTCGATCTCCTTCCTCCCTCGTTTCTCCCCTCGCAGAATTCCAGGGTTGGGGTTAGGGTTTCATAGATTCATCCTCTTAGTGTTCTGAGATCCAATCCTCTCTGGGAGAGACGACGACgacgaaggaagaagaagaagagaagcagcTTAAATGAGTTAGAAGGAGAACGATCTCCTCTCCGTTCTTCTAGGATCAATATTCTTGGAAGGAGCTCGGAAGAATCTCATTTTTAGGTTATCGGAGGGAAATGGGGGGAGGAGAAGAGGTCGGAGCGGATGCCGTGCGACTACTGCAGCGAGGCGGCGGCGGTGCTCTACTGCCGCGCCGACGACGCCCGTCTCTGCCTCTCGTGCGACCGCCAGGTTCACGCCGCCAACGCCCTGGCCCGGAAGCACGTCCGCTCCCTCGCCTGCGACAAACGCGGCCCCAGCCCGCCGCCGCCTGCCTTGCGCCGCCGACGGCCTCGCCCTCTGCCCCGACTGCGACTGGACGCCCCACGAGGGCGCCCACCGTACACCCACGGACCTCCCTCGAGGGCTTCTCGGGCTGCCCCTACGCCCTCGAACCTCGCCGCCTCCTGGGGCGTCGATCCGCCGCCAAGGAAGCCGTTCCCCTCTTCCACTCCGCCCCCAACCAGCTGTTCTCCGACTGGCCTCGCTAGATTCGATTCTCCCCGGATCCGGTATCGCGGGAGCTCTACGTGCCTGCGCCCCGGAGATCCATGCCGGGCCGAAGCGCCAGAAGAGCCCGGTCGGAAAGCAGGCGCTTTTCCAGCAGCTGACAGAGCTGGTTAAGATGGACTCGGCGGCGGCCTCGAGGCCGCCCGACCTGAGCCCGAGGACGCCGTGCCGGACGGTCGCCGGAGGGAGCGAAGACGACCGGGGCTCGTCGCAGCCGATGCCGTACACCTCCTTGCTCATGCTGGCCCCCTCGGGGTGCGCTGAGCTGAAGGGGAGTGATAGGCTTGTGGAGGATGAGGATCTGCTGTGGGACTGCGGTCCAACAGATCATTCCACTCAGGTTCAACAtccttctgaaatttctttAATCTGATTcagtttttattttcttgacatattttttgatttttgtctTATGAATTCTTCATTTGGATTCAGGTGCTTTAGTGCTTAGGTGGACATCACtggatataaaaaataaaattgttacaAAAGCTCAACTTTTTGTTGATAGATGAAAATGATACATGAAAGTGTTCTCTTCATTCAAGCAATATGCTAGAAATAATGGGTCTTGGATctataaaataatcaaatagtTTCAAACAGGGAACACTGAATGTCTATGATGTTAAAGACTTATCTACAAAGACTTCTGGCATGAGCTAAGGCCAATGGATATTTAATGTCAAAGATTAACCTATTCCTTTCTTCAAATATTTGCCACCATCTTGTTCGTCTCCATTTtccttcagaaaaaaaaaggctaccTTCACTCGTCCATTTTAAAAAGGATCATCTTGACAGAGCATCAGTGAGGGAATCTCTTAAAAAACTGCACTGTAGAAAACATGTGATTAGTGGGATCATCTTTTCTCCAGCACAGAGTACAATATTGGTCTGGTTCTATTCTTTTTTGGGAGATGGTCATATTCTAAGATCTTAGCCCCAAACTTGTTATTTGAGAAAATGCATGAATATGATCCAAAATGCTGCATCTGGATCTCTATCAGCTGGTTGAAGCGAGAGCCCTTTGCCTGGTGGGCTGTGGAGAAAAGATTTTAAGCTGTTATAACTTGAAGGATATGGTGAGGCAGAAGCACCTCAGTGTAAACTACCCACGGGTTCCACCTTTTATCTTGGATTTAAGCAGCTTAATGCTtttttaaaactaaaaattttgattttgtGCTTCTTTATCCATGGCAATgaggaaagggaaaaaaaattccTTAATCGACTTGCAAGGGAGGAACGTAGGCTCCTCAAAAAAACTCAGTCATTCACCAAAGTCCATTGTTATGATGATGACAGCAAAGGCTCACCATTTTCTGATAGTTAGTATACTGTAACCattgttattattataattatacaaTTCATAGATGGTTACTAGTTCCATCCAAAGTGTAAGTGGAGTTAACAGAAGGCTAATATGAATAACAAACATTGAAGTGGATTTTGACTGCGGTTACTCAAGCGATTGTAGGTTACATCAGAAAATAT belongs to Phoenix dactylifera cultivar Barhee BC4 unplaced genomic scaffold, palm_55x_up_171113_PBpolish2nd_filt_p 002581F, whole genome shotgun sequence and includes:
- the LOC120109710 gene encoding zinc finger protein CONSTANS-LIKE 2-like — encoded protein: MPCDYCSEAAAVLYCRADDARLCLSCDRQVHAANALARKHVRSLACDKRDSILPGSGIAGALRACAPEIHAGPKRQKSPVGKQALFQQLTELVKMDSAAASRPPDLSPRTPCRTVAGGSEDDRGSSQPMPYTSLLMLAPSGCAELKGSDRLVEDEDLLWDCGPTDHSTQVL